Genomic segment of Leptospira kanakyensis:
TCATCATTCCAATACTAACCATTGCTATATATTTAATTGTCAGATACATTCGAGACAAACGAGCGGGGTATATTTATTTGGGTTTGTCCATAATACTCATGATTGGATTTGCCAGTCATGACATTGTTTTATCTTTGTTGCATAAAGCAGAACCTTGGTTACTGAACTATGGATTACTGCTATTTGTCTTTTTTCAGTCTATCTTTTTATCAAAACATATCTCTGGCGAAATTGTTTCCGCGGAATTAAAATTCCAAGATGCATTACACCAATTAGTACAATCAGAAAAACTATCTTCTTTAGGTGTCATGGTAGCAAGTGTCGCACATGAAATCAATTCACCACTTAGTGCCGTTATTATGACGGGTGACTCCATCCGAGATGATATCTCAACTTTCTTTAAGGAGTTACCTTATTATGAACCAATTCCCAAAGATTGTTATCCAATTTTAATTTCCCTTGTGGAGTATTCACTTTCTCAAGTAGAACTGTTGTCCGGAAAAGAATACCGAGAACAAAAACTAAAAATCAGTCAAAACTTAGAGGCCCTTGGAATTGATGATACAACAAGGGTTTCCGAGTTGTTAATTGGTTTGGGTTTAAAAGAAATTCCCAAAGAATGGATTTCTTTATTTTCGGAAAAAAGATCTGATTCCCTCCTTGTGTTGGCAGAAAAAGTAGTTCGTATCTTACAAGGTACAAACACCATACAAACTGCAGCAAACCGAGCGATCAAAATAGCCCAGGCCTTAAAAAACTTCACACATTTTGACCCCAAAGCCGAAAAAAGATCTATCCATCTTTCTGATTCCATCCAAAACATCATCGCAATTTTAGGAGGATATATCAAACAAGGAATTCAAATCACAACAAACTTCCACGTCATCCCACCTATCTATTGTTATCCCGATGAATTAAACCAAGTTTGGGCAAACTTACTACAAAACGCCATTCAATCAACGAATGGAAAAGGAGAAGTCAAAATTGAAGTAGGCCAAATAAGTTTACAAAATGAAAATTACGCTTATGTTTCCATCCAAGATTCTGGCTCAGGCATTCCCGAAGAAATTATAGGAAAGATTTTTGATCCATTTTTTACAACAAAACCAGTGGGACAAGGCACGGGACTTGGGCTTTATATATCAAAACAGGTCATCGAAAAACACAATGGCATCATTGATGTTAAGTCTAAACCGAAAGACACTAAATTTATCGTTTACCTTCCCTACAAAGAGACTGAAAACGAAATAATTTAAAATGTTTTCAGTTTTAGTATTTTAAAAAACTAATTTGGATCTGGCAACCGAAAACTAACAATCGTTCCCTTCCCCTTTTCGCTTGTGGCCCAGATTTCACCACCATGCAATTTGATAAATTCATTACAAAGAATAAGACCAAGTCCTGTTCCCTTTTCACCTTCTAATCCAATACTGGTCACTTGGGCATCCACACGAAATAATTTTTCTAAATCCGAACTATCCATACCTATTCCATTGTCATGGCATTCCACTCGAACTCCATCTTCATCTTGTTTAGCGATGATTTTAATTTCCCCATTTTCATTTGTGAATTTAATCGAATTTGTAATTAGATTTCTAAGTACAGCCTGGATCATTTCTGAATCGGCATATACATAGGCTAAAGCGGAAGGGATATCTAAGGTAATACGAATTGATTTTTTTTTGATCAAAGACTCTACTTGGTCAACGATCTTTGTGACAAGACTCAAAAGGTTAATTTGTTTAGGACGGAAAGGCATATTCCCAGTTTGAGTCCTGGCCCAATCCAAAAGTTGTTCTAAAAGACCATACAACATAGATGCAGAATTTTGAATTTCAAATATGGTATCTTTTTTTTCTGCATTGGAATGTGTGTCAAAATCTTCATAAAGAAGTTCTGTTAATTGTTTGAATGCACCCAGCGGGTTTCTTAAATCATGAGCAATGATAGAAAAAAATATGTCTTTGGTTCTGTTGGATTCACTAAGTAATTTTTCTGAATTGTGTAAGGCTTCAATGGCTTTGTTCTTTTCAAAAACTTGTTTTCTAAGTAATTTGGTTCGGTCAAAAACCTTTTTTTCTAATTCAAAACGGTAAGTGATCAAACGTTGGTATTGCAGTGTGATAAACTCAGACAAAATTGAAAACGGAATGAGAAAAGAAATTAAATAAATATAAGAATCAAATACCCCTGGATATACAAATGGCCCCACTCCCATCCTTGTCATAAGGATACTGGAAAGATACAAAAGAAAAACACCTAAGGTTACTCCTCGGATTTGAAACCGATAACCTAAATAAATCAAAATCAAAAAGGATAAAAAGAAAAGATAAGGAAAGTGATAAACAATAACCGCTTGTACTAAGATAAAAGCAGTTGTCCATAAGATGAGTTTGATGGACAAATCCTCAAATCTGAATTTCCTCCAAGCCATAAAAAATGGAACGGTAATAAAAATCCCAATGGTGTCCCCAAAAATGATTACAATCAAAGTGCGAACGATTTCAGAATTATTTAGTTTATAAAAATACCCGAAAGAATAGAGAACTCCACCCAAACATAAAATGGAAATTACACTCGAAAGAAAGGAAACATAAGTAACAAAATAAAAATTATCTTTTGCGGAATTAAGACTCTTACGAATTTTTTTAATCCAAAATGTATAAGCCAAAGCAGATTGAAATGTGTCCACTCCTGCTGTCAGGCAAATACTGAGATACAAATCAAACTGGCTTAAATTGTGATGACTACTGATCAGACCATCTTTGTTAGCAATAAAACTGGCAACCCAAACAACTGGTAAAAACCAATATCCAAAAAACAAACAACCAATGAGTCCAATTCCAGAAGGGATCCAGAGGACTGCCAGGTTCACTGGTTGGAAGGCAAAGTATTCCATCCCTAATTTGGCAGTTCCAATATAGAGGAGAAATAAAATGAATGCCTTTAGGAATTGCTTCCAGTTCATGCGGATAGAATAAACGAAGGACAATTAGAGAAAAGCGAAATTATCTTTGAATTTCCTCTATTATGTAAGGAATACCCCAAATACAGAAGAGGATTCTTATCAAGGGATTTAGAAGGTATAAAAATCCTAGACTAATTTCCAGACAAAAGAGACTTAAAATCGCTACTTATGTCTTTACTTTTCATAAAGTAAGTGCCAATTAACATTGAATCGACGATTCCTTTATATTTTTGCCAATCGGCGTAACTTTCTATTCCCGATTCGGCAACACGAATGATGGACTCATCTAATTCAGGAGCAATTTCCTCTATTAGATTTTTATGAATTTCGAATGTGTCTAGATCTCTGGTATTGATACCAATTGTGGTGGCACCTGCATCCAGTGCCGTTTTTACTTCTTCTCGGTTGTGAGTTTCAACAAGTATTGAAAGACCCAAATCTTTAGCATACCGATGTAAAGAAGTTAGATCTTTGGGAGATAGGATTCGCACAATGAGTAAAATCGCCGAAGCTCCATAAGCGTAAGCTTCATCAATTTGTATTGGATCAATGATGAAATCCTTTCTGATCACAGGGATAGAAACGGACTCAGCTACTGCTTTGAGGTCACCCAAAGAGCCAAAAAAATACTCTGAATCTGTGAGGACGGAAATGGCACCGGCACCCGAAAATTCGTAGATAGATGCAATTTCCACTGGGAAATAATCTGGCCGGAGGATTCCAGAACTAGGACTTCCTTTTTTGCATTCGGCAATGACGGAAATGGAATTTGTTTTGAGTCGGGATTCCCAGGGCCTTATGGGCAAGGTTCGAGGAGGAAGGTTCTTCCCCCTGGCCAAACGAACTTCCTCGTGTTTGGTCTCAACTATCTTGTGTAAGACAGGATTCAAGGACTCCGATTAAAACGCTTTTAAGGCAGCATCTTCTGAGTCATAAATATCAAAAAGAGAAGTAAGTTCTATGACATCAAAGATACGTTTGACTGCGGGTTTGATATTAGAAATTTTTAGGGAACCCTCTTTGGAATTGAGTTTGCGAAGGGTAGAAATACAAGCTCGGAATCCGGAGGAAGACATGTATTCCACATCTTTCATGTTTAAGAGAACCTTTCTATGCCCAGCATTATCGATGAGTTCCATTAGGCCCTCTTCCACTTCATTTGCCACAGAAACGTCCAATCGACCTTCCAGATATACAACCAGTTTTCCGTCTTTCACTTCGTGTTTCAGCACCGATTTACCCAACCTGATATGATTTTACAAAATCATCGTATTTTAGCGGACTGTCAATCAATGTTTTCTGAATCCATTCCCACACGTTCCGACCTCAACCAGTTCCAAAATTTCCTTGTTTTAGGAGGTGGATCCTCTGGTGATTCCTCTGCCAAATTACTTACCTCTCAAGGAAAAATATGCATATTGGCCGACAAGTTTCCGGAAAAAGCCAACACCTCATTGTATTCAAAAGTTTTGTCAGACAATCACCCACAGGAAACATTAGAAGGAATTGATTGTATCATCAAAAGCCCAGGTATCCTTCCCGATCATCCTATCTTAGAAGAAGCGAGAAAAAAAGGACTACCGATCTTAAGCGAAATTGGTTTGGCCCGAACCTTTTACAAAGGCCCTGTCATTGGGATCACAGGAACCGATGGAAAGTCCACAACAACTGCCCTTACCTATCACATTCTAAAATCAAAATTCCCAAATTCAAAAATGGGAGGAAATATTGGAGTTCCATTTACGTCTTTTTGTTTGGAACCATTGGATTTAGTTGTTCTGGAACTCTCTAGTTATCAATTAGATGACTCACCTAACTTAAAACTAACGGCATCAGCAATATTAAATTTAGCCTCTGATCATTTAGAAAGACATAAAACAATGGAATTTTATGCAAAAGCAAAATGGAAAATTCAAAACTTAAGTGACCCAAATCACAAATCTTTTGTCAGTCCTAACTTTTTAAATTTTCTTAAAGATAAAATTTCGGATCATCCCAATTTGAAATTGATTGGTGAAAATCAAAACTACTTTGTAAGTTTAGAACCAAACCAGGTTCATACACCCAATCATATTTATGATGCATCCAAGTTTCCACTCAAAGGGAAACACAATTTGATGAATTTATGTTTTGCCATTGCCCTATGCGAAACCATGGGAATGGATTGGAAAGAAATCCAAAATGGGTTTGAATCCTTTACGGGTCTTCCTCACCGTTTTCGTAAGATCGATAGTTCTGGATTTCAAAATCAGTATCGAAACATTCAATTCATCAATGATTCCAAATCCACCAATTTACATTCCATGCTTTCGGGAATTTCTGGATTCAAAAAAGGAGATGGATTGTTTTTAATACTCGGAGGCATTCCCAAATCAGAACCAATTGATCCACTCATCCATCGTTGGAAAGAATTAGAGTCTCCGATTTGGGTTTATGGTAAGGCTGCTGAAGTTTGGAAATTAGAATTGGATGCAGTGGGACTACCTGTCCATTATTTCCCAGACCTTCCCTCTCTCTTAGTACAACTAAAACAAACTATCGATTTAGAATTGGAAAACAATGAGAATCCAAAAAACAAAACTTTATCTGTGATTTTTTCACCAGCAGGTGCCAGTTTTGATTTATATAAAAACTTCGAAGAAAGAGGAAACCATTTTGAAGATTTAACCAAAGAAATATTTGGTTGAATCAATTCAGAAATTTGTATCTTTCTTTAAGGATAGTAAATCGTTTATCTTTTGTGTAAAATTCTTTCGTATGCCTTACTACCAATAAAGATATCCAAAAGATCGCCATCGATATGTTGGTCTCGAACTTCCATCTTTAAAATATCAAAAGCCCGCTCCAAAGGAACTGCCTTTTTATAAGGACGGTCTTGGTCTGTGAGTGCATCAAAGATATCGGCAATGGCCATCATCTTGGCTTGGACGGGAATTTCAACGGCAGACAACCCTCTAGGATATCCTGAACCATTGAGTTTCTCATGGTGGCCGTGAGCAATGGCCGGAACCATTTTGAGTTCCCGTGTCCAAGGAATTTTGGATAAAAACTGGAAGGTATGTTCCACGTGAGATTCAATTTCCCGTCTTTCATCAAAGTCGAGAGATCCACGACGAATGGATAAAAAGTTAAATTCACGAGGCATCAGTAAGTTCAACTGGTTTCCCTCTGTAGTATGATAACTCATTTTAGAAATTTCTTCTAAAAAGTTTGAATTCCCTTCTTCTAAAATAGAAGGTTCATTCGATTCGGAAATGACTCGAACCATTTCCTCTAATTTGTCTTTTTCTAAACTGTATTCGAGTTGGATCGATTTTTCAAACTCCGGATAACCGTTGTTACCATGTTTTTTTAAGTATTCAATTTTTTTCTGTGAAAGCCCCGCTTCCACATCTTTTAAGATAAACTGAAAACGCCATCGAATTAAATCCAATTCGTAATCTTCTAATTTTTTGGCTTTGACAAGAACCTTTTCCCGAACGCCAACCTTACCAAAATCATGTAGAAGAGAAGCATACCGAATTTCTTTTACTTGTGATTCATTAAAATGAACATCTTTAAATCGTCCGACTTGGATCCCATTCACAGACTCAGCAAGTCCGACCGTGTACTGAGCGACACGAAAGGAGTGACCGGATGTTGTTGGATCCCTCGATTCAATCGCAGAAACACTGGCAGTCACAAATCCCTCAAACAGGGTTTCAATATCATGGACTAAATTGTTATTTTGGATGGCAACAGCAGCTTGTCCTGCCACCGCCATTACCAACTCTTCCGAATACTTATCATATTCCAAAATAGAATTGGTTCTCATTTCATCTAAAGTAAGTTTGGTTTGGAAGTTTTTCTTTCGGTTGATGAGTTGGATGACCCCAACAACTTCATCGTGGTGGTCTTTCATCGGAACCACGAGCATTGACTTTGAATAATAATTACTCATTTTATCAAAATCACTGTTAAACTTGTATTCTTCTTTTCCGGACAATTCGTACACATTTGGAATGTTGAGTTGTTTTCCAGTAAAGGCTACATAACCCGCAATACTCTTCTTATTGATGGGTAATATAAATTCGTCGGAGTTCAAATCCAATGCAGAAATTTTAAACCGAAGATTTCGTGGATTCCCTCTTTCATCTTTTTCTACCAGATACAAAGATCCTGAATCGGAATTAGAAATTTCACGGGCTGAATTCAAAATATCACGAAGTAATTTTGTGAAATCTTTTTCATTTGCGAGACTAATCCCAATCCTTGTAAGTTTGGAAATTTCATTTGTGGAAACATTGATTCGTTTTTGCAGTTCGAATTTGTCCACAACCATCTGTAGGCTCGTAAATGCATTGGCGAGAGCTTTGACCAAAAAAACAAGAGGGGCATCATCAGGAACATTCGTAAAAAATAGATCTTCCTCAATGTTTAAAGCAATGTATCCGGTATAATCAATGGGTGCCCGAACAATAAAACTCGACATGATGGTCGGTTGGTTTTTTAAAAACTGGTGGATCTCTTGGTGTTTGGTTTCTAGCTCATACCTAGAGATATAGAACAATACTTTGGCGATACGGCCATGGGAATCCGTTTCAATTTGATCCAGCTCGGCTAAGGTCAAAACCTTAGCTTTGATTTTTTTGGAATAATCGGCAATTTTGCCTTCAAAAAACGGGTCATCTGTGATGATGAATTGTGTATCCGGAGATTTGGTCACAGGCATACTATCGACATGAAAAAAACGACTGTCGATTGTTTTTTTTGAAAATGAATCTTACTTTTGTTTGTTTAGAAGGATGATCCCAAAACTGAGAGAAGCGGCCAAATAAAAACTCAAAAAATACAAAACTTGGACTCCTAACAATACATAGGGTGAATGCACCCATTCTTTTGGTTCTGCCAGTAGAAAGGGAAGGAAAATTCCGAGAGCAGAGGGATAAAGAAAGGAGACCACCCCCCGAACACCCGACTCCGACCAAGAGAGCGAAATTAGATAGGAATAAAGCAGTTGCCCAAAAATTCCTGAGAAAAATGCCAAAGGCAGAACCACGAGGATTTCTGTTCCTAAACAGGAAGAAAATGCCAGAGCACCAATCCAAATTCCAATTTCTGCCGCCTCAGATAACTTTTCTTTTTTGAGTTTCGAAACCAAAAGAAAACCAACAAAGGAAGACATCCCATAAATCAGGATCATAGACAGTTTGTTGTAAAATTGAACGTCCACCTTCCAGGGGGATAAAACAAGAAAAGCGGCAGGTAAAAAACTTAAATAAACAAAACGAGAACTATCGTAGGCTAACACCTGCATACGATTTTCTGTATCATTCCAAAACATCTCTCGCATCCAAACGAAAGCACCCAAAGAAATGGCAAAAGGCAAAATGAAAGTATTATCTTGGACATAGATATTGGTTTGAAAGAAATGAATTCCAAAAAGCAAAGAAACCCAAAACAAATATAGAAAGATCGAAACTACAAATCGTCGAACTGGTCTCAAATCAAATATCTTCTCTTCCAAGGAAGAATAGGAAAGAAATAATAATAGATTACTTTTTGTGATATATACAAATATTGAATCGGTATTCCAAAGTTCGGATCGGATTCCCCATTTTTTTAAGATTTCAGTAAAAATGAAACCAAAGACAGTTGTCATCGTCCATTGGAAAAGTATATCACTGCGTTTTCCCTCTTCAGAAATTCGGCTGAGAGTATGGAACAAAAAGAAACCAGATAAAACACAAAAAAGAAATTCTGTTTCGAATAGATTCATAAATAAACTTCCTCACTGACAGTAAACGGAAGAATGGAATAAGGAGGTTCACCATTACGATCCAAACTTTGGAAGTTATGATGGAATCCTCTGATGGACTGGTTACCAATTAAAATAAATTTTTCACTTCCAGCAGGTTTCAAAAGGATACTGCGGTTGAAAAAATATAGAACAGGATTTGCCTTTAGTTCCTTTCCAATGTTTTGAAAATGTGGGAGGATTTTTGTATAAGGTTCGTAAATATCGATGGAGTTGGCAGCACGAATGATGATGGTTTTTCCTTTTAAGTTAGGAATTGGACGATTTCGAAGGATCCAATTATTAGGATCAGAATAAACAGTTTGGAATTCACCCACTCCGTCGGCAGAAAGAATTCGAATGTTTGGAAAAGCATAAAGCCTATCTTTTAATTCAGGTTTTACTTTTTTTAAAAACAAATCTACTTCCCCAGGTAACTCCCATAATACAACTTCCATACCTGAAAAATGTTTGGCAACGGCAAGAGAGGTAACACCTGGATATTCGGGATGGTTTAAGGCAGGACCAATATCAAAAAATACAATTTGGTTTCCTTTTTCAAATCGTTTCAGATCACCAAACAATGTTTTGCGTAAGGATGACATTGGTTTGGATAAAAATGCTTTTGTATTCAACAAATCATCTAAAAACAAATTGGTGTCTTCCAATCTATTTTCATAGGTTCTGGCACGAATCTCTTCATCTTGTCCATTAAACAAATAACGCCCGGTATAAGAACGGATCGTTTTTTCTTCTAACTCTGTAAAAGAATTAGGACTAAGGGAATCCCAAGTATAAGGGTAAATGGGTTTTCCAATTTCAAAACGATCGTTTGTTGGTAAGTCAACAATTTGTCCATAAGGGGACAACCTTGTGTATTGTTTATAATAACTTTCCATCTGTTCTGAATTGTTTCGGAGTTTAGAAAGAAGAGCCAAATTAAAAAGGACATATCGATAATAAGGTTTTTCTTCTATTCCATAGATGGATTTGGCTTGGACAAAGGATTCCCAAACAGATTTAGCAATGCTCCATTTCCCAGATTTATAAAGAGATGCTGCATACAAATTATAAGAATACAAGGCTATGTCATGGTTTGCATATCCTTCTTTCATGATAATTTTCCTTTGGTCTTCTAACAAAGACAGGGCCGCGTCATAACGACCTAAATCATAATATACCTTTGCTAAGTTAAAATCCAAATAGAGGGAATCAAATCCCTTGGGCAGTTGTCCTTGGATGGATGATAATTCATAGGAAGCAAGTTCGGCTTGAGAAAGATCATAAAGCAGGAGGCCGTAAAAATAAGAATTTTCTATAGAAGACGGATCTTGTAACAAACCCAAAGTATCATAAAGTTTTTTGGCTGAGGTTAAGTAATAAACAGCTTCTTCTTTTTTTCCATCGAGTACTAGCGCTTTTCCAAGTAAGGAAATCGTATCAGCATAATCGCTATGAAATACGGATTTAAGAAATTCTCTTTCTTTTCGTGCAGCGCTTGCGTATTCTATAGTTTTACTAAATTCTTTTTTTGCGAAATAGAATTCAGAAATGTTTTTTGCAACATAGAACCTTGTATATGTCGAAAAATTGGAATTCCCACCGACACTACGCCAAATTTCTTTCAAAGATTCCTCGGTTCTTTTTTCTAAACTTACACTTATTTTGATAAACTGCAAATACTCCGAAGGAAAATCCAAAGTTTTTAAAAGGGAGTTTTTTTCTTCTAAGGATAACTTAGGATCATACTCCGATAACCGAACAAACTCTGATTCGGAAAGGAATTCATCGGCAGATGGAATTTTCCATTCAGGGGAACGTTTCATCAAACGATGTAATCGAATGGTTTCATCCAAAAGATGAGAAAGTGAGTTATAAATGACAGAAACGAATTTCCCACGTTCTTCATATGGAAGAAATACCAACTGACCCGTGTAAGTTGATTTTTGTTCCACTGCTTTTAGTTTCGGAGTGAATTCAATCCCCTTCTCTTTCCATTCCAAAGATCCAAAAAAAACAAAATTGGCCCTTAGTTTTTTAGCTAGTGAGAGGGAATTTTCTTTTCCAAGATAAACTCCTCCAGTGACTTTTTGAAATTCAAAATCAATCAACTGGGAAAAGAGATTCATAGTTTTGGAATCTGATTCTTTTCCTTTAACTTCAAAGTCCCCTAAACTAAAAAAGGAAACTGATTCAGGTGATTCGTAAGTCACCGGCAAGGTTTCTTTTTGGATGGCATTACGAATCGAATAGTATAACGGAGCATAGGCGACAAACGCCAAAAGGGAAAAGGTAAGGAGGGTATTTTTTTGAAAGCGGGACAAGTTAAGCAAATTCTAAAAAGTTTAGTTTGACCTATTTTTCTTAGAATTTTGCAGAACTCAAGGAAAAAACGGGGTTTCCCCCGTTAGGAATCGAATCTTATCGTTTGAGACCGAGAACTTCCTGGATCATCTGGTCAGATGTCACGATGGTTCGGGAGTTGGCTTGGAATCCCCTTTGGGTCACGATCATATCGGTAAACTGATCAGAAAGATCCACGTTGGACATCTCAAGGAGTCCTGCGTTGATTTTTCCACGGCCTTGGCTTCCTGCTTCCCCAATGTTTGCATCCCCGGAGTTCAGAGAGTAACTATACATTGTGTCCCCTTCTTTATTGAGACCGGCTGGGTTCGTGAAGTTTGCAAGAGCAATCCTTGCGAGTGGTTGGCGCACTCCATTGGAAAATACCCCAGTTACCGTTCCCGTATTGTCGATGGAGAAAGATTCCATATATCCCATTGGGTATCCATCTTGTTTCACAGCCTTGGTTGTAAAGTCAGAAGAGAACTGAGTGATCCCACCCACAAGACCCGCTTCTCCTAAATTCAAACTGAATTTTTGAGCCGTTGGGTTTCCAGGGATTCGGAAAGAAATATCGGCTTTTAGTTTTCCAGTCGTTTGTGAATCCACTCCATCAGAGACAGAGATGATTTTTCCATCAGGAGTGAAGGATACTTCGAGTTCTTGGTTTCCTGAAACTTTTGTATTTTCCCCACCTGTTCCACTTACGTCTACAGAGACTTGGCTTGCATCTTCCAATTTGAAACGCATCTTCCATACGTTTTCTCTCATTTTATAAAACTCAACTCCCATTTGGCGAGTGTTTCCAAGCTCATCATAAACATTAATGGATGTTACATGGCCTCTTCTTTGGCGAGGATCTGGATCATTGATATAACGTTGGATGTCTTCTTCTGTTGCATCAGAGGGAACTGCGGCAACACTAGCATTGAGGTTGGATTGAAAGTCTACGTTCTGAGTGGCACGAGCTGGTTCTTTGGAATAAAGAGGAATCATGATGTCTTCCAAAGATCCTGCGGAGTTGATGTATTTGTTTCCACCATCATCCAAACGAGAATTCCAACCTTGTACTTTCAAACCGTTGGCAGGGTTTACATAAAATCCGTTTTTATCTACGTTGAAGGCACCGGCACGAGTGTAAAATTGTTTGTCTCCGTCTTTCACAACAAAGAAACCTTCACCAGATACGGCGACATCAGTATTCTTTCCAGTGGTTTGCAAAGCACCTTGCGTCATAATTTTATCAATTGCAGCGATGAGGGAACCAAGACCCACTTGTTTCGGGTTAGTTCCCCCGATCCTTTCGTTTGGTTCTGACGCACCTTGTAACTCTTGCGAGATCATATCTTGGAAGGTAACTCGCTCCGTTTTAAAACCGTGTGTGTTCACGTTGGAGATGTTGTTACCAATAACATCCATTCTTACTTGGTGGTTTTTCAATCCGGAAACTCCGGAGTAAAGTGATCTCATCATAACGTTATATCCTCTCTTTTTTTATCGACCTTTTTGAATTAATCCTGATAAGCTTCTTGTTTTTTTAATGTATTATTCGGAACGTTTGCCGCGTTCTGTGGACGTTGGAATTCTGGTTCGGATTTGAGAAGTGATGGATCAGAAATCAAATTGATTTTT
This window contains:
- a CDS encoding tetratricopeptide repeat protein, whose amino-acid sequence is MSRFQKNTLLTFSLLAFVAYAPLYYSIRNAIQKETLPVTYESPESVSFFSLGDFEVKGKESDSKTMNLFSQLIDFEFQKVTGGVYLGKENSLSLAKKLRANFVFFGSLEWKEKGIEFTPKLKAVEQKSTYTGQLVFLPYEERGKFVSVIYNSLSHLLDETIRLHRLMKRSPEWKIPSADEFLSESEFVRLSEYDPKLSLEEKNSLLKTLDFPSEYLQFIKISVSLEKRTEESLKEIWRSVGGNSNFSTYTRFYVAKNISEFYFAKKEFSKTIEYASAARKEREFLKSVFHSDYADTISLLGKALVLDGKKEEAVYYLTSAKKLYDTLGLLQDPSSIENSYFYGLLLYDLSQAELASYELSSIQGQLPKGFDSLYLDFNLAKVYYDLGRYDAALSLLEDQRKIIMKEGYANHDIALYSYNLYAASLYKSGKWSIAKSVWESFVQAKSIYGIEEKPYYRYVLFNLALLSKLRNNSEQMESYYKQYTRLSPYGQIVDLPTNDRFEIGKPIYPYTWDSLSPNSFTELEEKTIRSYTGRYLFNGQDEEIRARTYENRLEDTNLFLDDLLNTKAFLSKPMSSLRKTLFGDLKRFEKGNQIVFFDIGPALNHPEYPGVTSLAVAKHFSGMEVVLWELPGEVDLFLKKVKPELKDRLYAFPNIRILSADGVGEFQTVYSDPNNWILRNRPIPNLKGKTIIIRAANSIDIYEPYTKILPHFQNIGKELKANPVLYFFNRSILLKPAGSEKFILIGNQSIRGFHHNFQSLDRNGEPPYSILPFTVSEEVYL
- the flgE gene encoding flagellar hook protein FlgE, producing MMRSLYSGVSGLKNHQVRMDVIGNNISNVNTHGFKTERVTFQDMISQELQGASEPNERIGGTNPKQVGLGSLIAAIDKIMTQGALQTTGKNTDVAVSGEGFFVVKDGDKQFYTRAGAFNVDKNGFYVNPANGLKVQGWNSRLDDGGNKYINSAGSLEDIMIPLYSKEPARATQNVDFQSNLNASVAAVPSDATEEDIQRYINDPDPRQRRGHVTSINVYDELGNTRQMGVEFYKMRENVWKMRFKLEDASQVSVDVSGTGGENTKVSGNQELEVSFTPDGKIISVSDGVDSQTTGKLKADISFRIPGNPTAQKFSLNLGEAGLVGGITQFSSDFTTKAVKQDGYPMGYMESFSIDNTGTVTGVFSNGVRQPLARIALANFTNPAGLNKEGDTMYSYSLNSGDANIGEAGSQGRGKINAGLLEMSNVDLSDQFTDMIVTQRGFQANSRTIVTSDQMIQEVLGLKR